DNA sequence from the Suttonella indologenes genome:
AAAAAAGGCTAAAGGATTGGTTTTCATCGCAACACTCCAAGTAAAGAAATGCCGCATAGTGTATCATGGCATCATTCGACCAAAGATAATTCTTTTGCGGCACAGTGCGGATGCTAAGGCATTTATCTCGAGAGTATCGATATGATATAAAAAGATTTCTTTTTAAGCTCTCAAGCTCTGATTAGCTCAGCGCAAACCTTTCTCGACCAATTCCTCATAGCCGCCATGATTAGTAACATTGGTATAGCCTTTCTCTAAGAGCAGCTGTCTTGCCATTTCCGCGCGGCGTCCAACACGGCAATACACATGCAAAGGCGCGTCTTTATCAGGGCTCAAGGCTTCGATGGCTTGTGCAATCTGATCGACGGGAATGTTCACGGCATCTTCCAAATGTCCTTGGGCAAACTCTTCTGCGGTGCGCACGTCAATCCATATCCCTTCGGCTTTGACCGCCGCTTTATCAGCCGATTCGGCAGCCGCTGTTTCGCTAACCGCCGCCGCAGGCTGTTCGACCGCCGCCTGCGCCCAAGCGCCGAGCGACAATAAGGGCAATGCCGCTGCGATTAAGATATTTCTTAATAAATGTTTCATCATATTTCCCGAATAATTGAAATATAGTCGGAGAAGTGGAAAAGTAGTACAAGGCGGCGAGCCGTAGACAGTACAGATAGTACGGCAAGGCCAGCCAACGCCGTA
Encoded proteins:
- a CDS encoding rhodanese-like domain-containing protein is translated as MKHLLRNILIAAALPLLSLGAWAQAAVEQPAAAVSETAAAESADKAAVKAEGIWIDVRTAEEFAQGHLEDAVNIPVDQIAQAIEALSPDKDAPLHVYCRVGRRAEMARQLLLEKGYTNVTNHGGYEELVEKGLR